CGTGCAGTCAGGGCCGGATCGGTCAGGCTTTGACCGGTTTGTGTACGCAGGTTCCGGCTGTCGCGACCCTGGGTGTGGGCACGAGCCTGATCTACGCTTTGGCGTTGATCTCGCGCGGTCTGATTTTCAAGGCGCTCGGCGCGTTGACTGCCCGGTGTCTGGCTGATCGCATCCGGTCGGGCGCCCGTGGCGATATTGCTTTGCTGTCCTGTGCTGATACCCAGAACGGCATCCAGCCGCTGAATAAGCAGCGTCCCCAAGGGGGAGGGGCCGCCAATGCTCATGGATGAACGCTAGGGCTGTAGTACGCTTGCAATACCGTTTGCTGGCGTTTCATATTGCCCAGCAGGGCGCCCAGCCGGCTCAGTTCCGGGGTGGCCAGGTGACGGATCTGGGCGTCATCGGCCAGAATCTGCGTCAGCAGCTGACGACGTGCCTGCTTTTCGGTTGCAGACAGATCTTCCATGTTTTTGAGTTTTTCCACGGCGAGTTGATAGTGTTCGGATTGCTCAAACACATCCTCCCAGCGTGCTGATTGGGCAAGCTCCAGCATGTGACGGGTGATGCCGGCGATTATTTGATATTGGTCGACGATCGGGTTAGAGGTATCGCTCATGTTCGTACCAGGCGCAAAAGGCGCAAAGGAGGTTGGAGGTGCGGATCAGAGACGCGCTCTGGTCTGCGAGCCCCGGAGTCAAGCTGGCTGCTTGGCACGTTGGGTGTCAACATTGCTGCGCCAGGCATCGGCAATATCGGTCAGCATACGTTCGGCCAGCGTCAGCTTTTCCGCGTCATTGCGAAGATTGGCCAGCATCAGGTTGTGCAGGAT
This genomic interval from Alcaligenes ammonioxydans contains the following:
- a CDS encoding flagellar protein FliT; this encodes MSDTSNPIVDQYQIIAGITRHMLELAQSARWEDVFEQSEHYQLAVEKLKNMEDLSATEKQARRQLLTQILADDAQIRHLATPELSRLGALLGNMKRQQTVLQAYYSPSVHP